A window of Candidatus Binatia bacterium genomic DNA:
CTCGGGGAGCGACCGGTCGTCCTCGACGTAAGCGTGGATCTTCGTGCCGCTGATCCCGCCCGCGGCGTTCAGGTTGTCGATGAACATCTCGGAGCCGTTCTTGGTCGAGACGCCGAACGTGGCCGTGGTGCCCGTGAGCGAACCGTAGACGCCCACCGGGATCTCGTTCGAGCGTTTCGCGCAGCCCAGCGGCAGCACCACCGCCGCCGCGAACAGCGTGGCGACGACGGCGCGACTCAGCGTCCGCATCCGGAGCATCAAGCGACCCTCCATGGCGTAAGTGCATGGAACCGCAATGTTTCAAGACACGGCGCCACCCTATCGGAACGTGGGCCGCACTGCAAGGGGCTGCCCTCCCGCGCCCGCCTCCGGCGTTACGGCGCGATCTCGGCGGCGATCGCCTTGCCGCCGCGCACCACCAGCCGCTCCGGCTCGGCCGGGATCACCGGACGGAGCGCGTGGAGCACCCGGCCGTCCTCGCCGTCGTAGAGCTGCCCGCGCAGGGTCTCGCGGAGCCCCGCGGCGTTCACGCATCCCGATTCGATGGCGCGCGCCACCGCCATCCCCACCAGGTAACCCCGGGTCGACATCCGCGTCGGCGCCTCCTGGTTCACGCGCTGATAGCGCGCGGCGAAGGAGTCGGCCGGCGCGCCGAGGAGCGCGTAGTCCGAGGCGAAGAAGGAGGCTCCGTCCAGCGCGTCCCGGGCCTCGCGCAGGAGCCCCTCGGGATCGAGCGACTCGAAGCCGGCGACCTTCACGTCGGGCCACGCCGAGGCGATCTGCGGCGCGGCCACGCCCACGAGCCGCGGGCTTCCGAGGATCACGAGGGTCTTCGCCCGCTTCGCCTTGAGCGCGGCGAGGGAGCGCGTCAGGTCCACCGTCCCGTCCGGAACCCGCTCCACGGCGACGACCGGGACCCCCTGCTCCTTGCAGGCGGCCGCCACCTGCGCGCCGGAGATCGAGTCGTCCGGCGTCTGCGCCACGAGGAGCGCGGTCGTGTTCCGCGGCGCCGCCGACTTCACGTATCGGGCGAGCGCGCTCGCGAGCGTGGCGGGAGGCACGTGGAGCTGGAACACCGCGTCCCCCAGGGTGGCCAGCCGCTCGTTCGTGGCCGAGGGAGAGAGGAGCACCGCGCCCACGACCTGCGTCGCCGCGGCCAGCGGCG
This region includes:
- a CDS encoding ABC transporter substrate-binding protein, encoding MSARDRARAVLAPGAVALVVALLAVAPCGGTAAAADPVAPPPASMAPPPPAAAPPATTTPAASTRHYPPRRAAELKARLLEAPDPESSPGWALEFAASGDVQRLDPMTRAAEQLWAARIGLAGKATGSQRKDLRSIVDRLESCPLDSVALKRAAQGIARVGVIVPLSGRYERYGKTFVNGLRIAVEEHNREFAPSISLVLYDSEGDPLVGARKARWLLKDHGVSLLIGELFTANTAPLAAATQVVGAVLLSPSATNERLATLGDAVFQLHVPPATLASALARYVKSAAPRNTTALLVAQTPDDSISGAQVAAACKEQGVPVVAVERVPDGTVDLTRSLAALKAKRAKTLVILGSPRLVGVAAPQIASAWPDVKVAGFESLDPEGLLREARDALDGASFFASDYALLGAPADSFAARYQRVNQEAPTRMSTRGYLVGMAVARAIESGCVNAAGLRETLRGQLYDGEDGRVLHALRPVIPAEPERLVVRGGKAIAAEIAP